In Marivirga salinae, a single window of DNA contains:
- the gltX gene encoding glutamate--tRNA ligase produces MSQAVRVRFAPSPTGPLHIGGVRTALYNYLFAKKEGGQFILRIEDTDQNRYVDGAEDYIKRTLEWLNITPDESPWNDAGEFGPYRQSERKDIYAQYAQQLLDDDKAYYAFDTSEELDEMRERLKAARVDTPQYNAITRLQMKNSLTLSKEEVKAKLDAGEPYVIRLKVPRKEEVRLNDKVRGWVMVHSTQIDDKILMKSDGMPTYHLANVVDDHLMGITHVIRGEEWLPSAPLHVLLYQFFGWEDTMPEFAHLPLLLKPDGNGKLSKRDAEKHGFPIFPMEWKDPASGELLAGFKEEGYLPDALLNFLAFLGWNPGSEQELFNVEELIKEFTLERIGKAGAKFDIQKAKWFNEQYLKNKSNQELAEYLKRDVEANGIEVSQGKLERIVHALKERVTFPTELWTQGQYFFKKPDSYDEKVVRKKWNAEVDKALSLYADALDKVDHLDAGNAKATFAAVLEQEGIGMGKVMQSLRVSITGEAGGPDLMEIIEILGKEEITERIRLALDKLKDQISE; encoded by the coding sequence ATGAGTCAAGCTGTACGTGTACGTTTTGCCCCAAGTCCAACGGGACCACTCCACATTGGAGGAGTCAGAACGGCTTTATATAATTATCTATTTGCCAAGAAAGAAGGCGGTCAATTCATTCTAAGAATTGAAGATACTGATCAAAACCGCTATGTAGACGGTGCTGAGGATTACATCAAAAGAACCTTAGAGTGGCTAAATATTACGCCTGATGAAAGCCCATGGAATGATGCTGGTGAATTTGGCCCTTACAGACAGAGTGAGCGTAAAGATATTTATGCGCAATACGCACAGCAATTATTAGACGATGATAAGGCATATTATGCTTTTGATACCTCTGAGGAATTGGATGAAATGCGTGAGCGTCTGAAAGCAGCAAGAGTGGATACCCCACAATACAATGCCATTACGCGTTTGCAAATGAAAAACTCTTTGACTTTATCCAAAGAAGAAGTCAAAGCAAAATTGGATGCAGGTGAGCCTTATGTAATCCGTTTAAAAGTACCTAGAAAAGAAGAGGTGCGCTTAAATGACAAAGTTCGAGGCTGGGTAATGGTACATTCTACTCAGATAGATGATAAAATATTAATGAAATCGGATGGCATGCCGACTTACCATTTGGCCAATGTGGTAGATGACCATTTGATGGGCATCACGCATGTAATCCGTGGCGAAGAATGGTTACCTTCTGCTCCTTTACATGTCTTGCTTTATCAGTTTTTTGGCTGGGAAGATACCATGCCAGAATTTGCGCATTTGCCATTATTATTAAAGCCTGATGGAAATGGAAAATTAAGCAAAAGAGATGCAGAAAAGCATGGCTTCCCTATTTTCCCGATGGAATGGAAAGATCCAGCTTCAGGTGAATTATTAGCTGGCTTTAAAGAAGAGGGATATCTTCCGGATGCATTATTGAACTTTCTAGCATTCTTAGGTTGGAATCCGGGTAGTGAGCAAGAGCTTTTTAATGTAGAGGAATTAATCAAAGAATTCACTTTAGAGAGAATTGGAAAGGCTGGAGCCAAATTTGATATCCAAAAAGCGAAGTGGTTTAATGAGCAGTATTTAAAGAATAAATCTAATCAAGAATTAGCTGAATATCTTAAAAGGGATGTTGAAGCAAATGGAATTGAGGTTTCTCAAGGGAAATTAGAACGTATTGTTCATGCCTTGAAAGAAAGGGTGACTTTCCCAACCGAACTTTGGACACAAGGTCAATATTTTTTCAAAAAGCCAGATAGCTATGATGAAAAAGTAGTAAGAAAAAAATGGAATGCCGAGGTTGATAAAGCTTTAAGTTTATATGCTGATGCCCTTGATAAAGTAGATCATTTGGATGCTGGAAATGCTAAAGCAACTTTTGCTGCTGTGTTGGAGCAAGAAGGAATTGGCATGGGAAAAGTGATGCAATCTCTAAGAGTGAGCATTACTGGAGAAGCTGGAGGTCCTGATTTAATGGAAATTATCGAAATATTAGGCAAGGAAGAAATAACAGAAAGGATTCGTTTAGCGTTAGATAAGCTAAAGGATCAAATTTCTGAATAA
- a CDS encoding DinB family protein, protein MKNKRYIDFANYNIWANNKFIDALSEVEEELLNQKIEASFPSILKTANHMLMAEYGWLSRLQGNGWDVSEVTNFSGTPSELFKLWQKTSVNFKNFIENTDLEKKIQFDHKDESYSIPIREIAQTVFTHGNYHRGQLVIMMRQLGITDIPKTDYIEWVRQNVKDGQY, encoded by the coding sequence ATGAAAAATAAGAGATATATCGATTTTGCAAACTATAATATCTGGGCAAATAATAAATTTATAGATGCACTTTCGGAAGTGGAGGAAGAATTGCTAAACCAAAAGATTGAAGCTAGTTTTCCTAGTATTTTGAAGACAGCAAATCACATGTTGATGGCCGAATATGGTTGGCTTTCAAGGCTTCAGGGGAATGGTTGGGACGTCTCGGAAGTCACTAATTTTTCAGGAACCCCGAGTGAGCTATTTAAGTTATGGCAGAAAACTTCTGTGAATTTTAAAAATTTCATAGAGAACACAGATTTAGAAAAAAAGATCCAATTTGATCATAAAGACGAGAGTTATTCAATTCCCATCCGTGAAATTGCTCAAACTGTCTTCACTCACGGAAACTATCACCGGGGCCAATTGGTGATAATGATGCGTCAACTCGGAATAACAGACATCCCTAAAACCGATTATATTGAGTGGGTTAGGCAGAATGTCAAAGACGGACAATATTAA
- a CDS encoding DUF2490 domain-containing protein: MIFRTVIALAFLFSFTPSLAQDDPDLGAWYMYFGGVEFENSQFGIHAESQYRNHNIIGDLEQLLLRTGMRYHLKDGSATFTLGYGHITSESVGEPNNTFYESRIYQEALLKQNVSIAALNHRFRYEQRFVDNLDFQTRLRYALFINIPLSDKKFSPGAFYIPIYNEVFINGEKTEDIEYFDRNRLYGGLGYVWKENLRVQVGIMEQTLNSNYSKTQLQFSLHHNFQVN, encoded by the coding sequence ATGATTTTCAGAACAGTAATTGCCTTAGCTTTTTTATTTTCTTTTACACCTTCCTTAGCTCAAGATGATCCGGATTTAGGTGCTTGGTATATGTATTTTGGTGGAGTAGAATTTGAAAATAGCCAATTTGGAATTCATGCTGAATCTCAATACCGGAATCACAATATTATTGGTGATTTGGAGCAATTATTATTAAGAACAGGTATGCGATATCATTTGAAAGACGGCTCTGCCACTTTCACTTTAGGCTATGGGCATATTACATCAGAATCTGTTGGAGAACCCAATAATACATTTTATGAAAGCAGGATTTATCAGGAAGCTTTATTAAAGCAAAATGTGTCAATAGCTGCCTTAAATCACCGCTTCAGATATGAGCAGCGATTTGTGGATAATCTAGATTTCCAAACGCGTTTACGATATGCATTATTTATCAACATTCCATTATCAGATAAAAAATTTAGTCCAGGGGCGTTTTATATTCCCATTTACAATGAAGTTTTCATAAATGGTGAAAAAACGGAAGACATAGAATATTTTGACAGAAACCGTCTCTATGGTGGTTTAGGTTATGTTTGGAAAGAAAACCTTCGAGTTCAAGTGGGGATAATGGAGCAAACGCTCAATAGCAATTATAGCAAAACCCAATTACAGTTTTCATTGCATCATAATTTTCAAGTAAATTAA
- a CDS encoding SMP-30/gluconolactonase/LRE family protein encodes MIDLIRFHVLIFSAFLFSGCDQQPKMPVSENTEVVKIAGDFDFTEGPTADSLGNVYFTDQPNNRIYKYSIYGELSVFTDSSGRSNGLYIDHNQNLWACADGQNQLWKFSLDGSKEIILNPSGDVVFNGPNDVWVHKNGNLYFTDPIYQRPYWENVHDTVGHQSVYLLKNGKPILLDSTLVQANGVVGNSEENLLFVADIGDNKTYRYKINEKGVLKDKMLFVEQGSDGMTLDSEGNLYLTGNGVDIYNRKGDFLQHLDIPEDWTANICFGGENFDQLFITASKSLYSVKTNVKTVR; translated from the coding sequence ATGATTGATTTAATAAGATTTCATGTGCTAATTTTTAGTGCATTTTTATTTTCAGGTTGTGATCAACAGCCAAAAATGCCCGTTTCAGAAAATACTGAAGTAGTAAAAATTGCTGGTGATTTTGATTTTACAGAAGGTCCAACAGCCGATAGTTTAGGAAATGTCTATTTCACTGATCAACCCAATAATCGTATTTATAAGTATTCTATTTATGGAGAGTTAAGTGTATTTACAGATAGCTCTGGCAGATCAAATGGATTATATATTGATCATAATCAAAATCTATGGGCATGCGCTGATGGTCAAAATCAATTGTGGAAATTTTCATTGGATGGTAGCAAAGAGATAATTTTAAATCCTTCAGGAGATGTAGTTTTCAATGGACCTAATGATGTTTGGGTTCACAAGAATGGAAATTTATATTTTACAGACCCTATTTACCAAAGACCTTATTGGGAAAATGTGCACGATACAGTTGGGCATCAATCTGTTTATTTATTGAAAAATGGAAAGCCCATTTTGTTGGATTCAACTCTAGTTCAAGCCAATGGAGTAGTTGGTAATTCGGAAGAGAACTTGCTGTTTGTGGCAGATATTGGAGATAATAAAACCTATCGCTATAAAATTAATGAAAAGGGAGTGCTGAAGGATAAAATGCTATTCGTTGAACAAGGATCCGATGGAATGACTTTAGACTCTGAAGGAAATTTATATTTGACAGGAAATGGAGTGGATATTTATAATAGAAAAGGTGATTTTCTACAACATCTGGACATTCCTGAAGATTGGACAGCCAACATTTGTTTTGGAGGTGAAAACTTTGACCAATTATTTATTACAGCATCCAAATCATTGTACAGTGTTAAAACCAATGTGAAAACCGTTCGTTGA
- a CDS encoding arylesterase, with translation MKFSFNHLLAILIVFITACNSNPKQEEEKTTDKEVEEKVTEKEEQQNNIIFFGNSLTAGYGVEAEEAFPGLIQKRLDSLGYDYNVINAGVSGETTASGLSRVEWVVKRQPVEIFVLELGGNDGLRGIEPQETNKNLRAIIDKVREIHPDVKILLAGMMVPPNMGQSYASEFQELYPKIAKEKNVNRIPFLLKDVGGEAELNLPDGIHPTPEGHKIVAETVWNHLQEILEK, from the coding sequence ATGAAATTCTCTTTCAATCATCTATTGGCAATACTAATTGTTTTTATTACAGCCTGTAATTCAAATCCTAAACAAGAGGAAGAAAAAACAACTGATAAAGAAGTAGAGGAAAAAGTTACTGAAAAAGAAGAGCAACAAAACAATATCATTTTCTTTGGAAACAGCCTAACCGCTGGATATGGAGTTGAAGCGGAAGAAGCTTTTCCTGGTTTAATTCAGAAAAGATTAGATTCTTTGGGCTATGACTATAATGTAATCAACGCAGGTGTAAGTGGAGAAACCACCGCCAGCGGTTTGTCCCGAGTGGAATGGGTAGTAAAACGCCAGCCGGTAGAAATATTTGTATTAGAATTAGGCGGAAATGATGGTTTAAGAGGTATTGAACCACAGGAAACCAATAAAAACTTAAGAGCCATAATTGATAAAGTGAGAGAAATCCATCCTGATGTTAAAATTCTGCTTGCTGGAATGATGGTTCCACCCAACATGGGTCAATCTTATGCCTCTGAATTTCAAGAGTTATATCCAAAAATAGCAAAAGAGAAAAATGTAAACCGCATTCCTTTTTTATTGAAGGATGTGGGCGGTGAAGCGGAGTTAAACCTACCAGATGGAATCCATCCAACACCAGAAGGTCATAAAATCGTAGCAGAAACTGTTTGGAATCATTTGCAGGAAATACTTGAAAAGTAA
- a CDS encoding DUF721 domain-containing protein codes for MYKKKNPHPASVRKSEATPLGQVINEMFDAYHLNRKVDQTQVVNLWPKLMGKAIASRTKGVFMKDSKLFVTVESSALKQELLMSKERIIHLFRQELGKEVVKDIVLL; via the coding sequence ATGTATAAAAAGAAAAATCCACATCCCGCCAGCGTCAGAAAATCCGAAGCTACTCCGCTTGGACAGGTAATCAATGAAATGTTTGATGCTTATCATCTAAACAGAAAGGTTGACCAAACACAAGTAGTGAATTTGTGGCCAAAATTAATGGGGAAGGCTATCGCCAGCAGAACCAAAGGGGTTTTCATGAAAGATAGTAAGCTTTTTGTTACAGTAGAATCTAGTGCTTTGAAGCAAGAATTACTCATGAGCAAAGAAAGAATCATTCATTTATTTAGACAAGAGCTAGGCAAAGAGGTAGTGAAGGATATAGTGCTGTTATAA
- the recF gene encoding DNA replication/repair protein RecF (All proteins in this family for which functions are known are DNA-binding proteins that assist the filamentation of RecA onto DNA for the initiation of recombination or recombinational repair.), whose protein sequence is MKLQNIRLAQFKNYPQANFSFVDGINCFLGRNGIGKTNLLDAIYYLAFTKSAFNSVDKDNILHEESFFSIKANFEVEDKTTEMLCAVRLGEKKMVRWGGKEYEKLSEHIGKLPLVMIIPQDTDIVREASEMRRKFFDNLLCQLDQEYLKLLVNYNHLLKQRNALLKSFLEKNRFSADQLAPYDELMFPLAIKIAEERKALMENFLPIFEEFYKDLSDNQEEVTINYNTRVVNSFETEFKAQHQKDFRQGRTTMGIHKDDYVFLSEGKPVKKFGSQGQQKSFVIALKLAQFELLKSSKNQKPLLLLDDIFDKLDDKRIAYLLKMMADGRFGQIFLTDARPERSKEYLKDIDTEKKFFELDLTPQENV, encoded by the coding sequence ATGAAGCTCCAAAATATCCGATTAGCTCAATTCAAAAACTATCCGCAAGCAAATTTCTCCTTTGTGGATGGAATTAATTGCTTTTTAGGGCGAAATGGAATTGGTAAAACTAATCTACTGGATGCCATTTATTATCTGGCTTTCACCAAGAGTGCTTTCAATTCGGTGGATAAAGATAACATTCTGCATGAAGAAAGCTTTTTCTCCATCAAAGCCAATTTTGAAGTGGAGGATAAAACCACCGAAATGCTTTGCGCGGTGCGTTTGGGCGAAAAAAAGATGGTGAGATGGGGAGGTAAAGAATATGAAAAATTAAGCGAGCATATCGGAAAATTGCCTTTGGTAATGATTATTCCGCAGGATACTGACATCGTAAGAGAGGCTAGTGAAATGCGAAGGAAGTTTTTTGACAATTTACTCTGCCAGCTCGATCAGGAATATTTGAAATTATTGGTGAATTATAATCATCTCTTAAAACAAAGAAATGCATTGCTGAAATCATTTTTGGAGAAAAATAGATTTTCCGCTGATCAATTGGCTCCTTATGATGAATTGATGTTTCCATTGGCCATTAAAATTGCTGAAGAAAGAAAGGCCTTAATGGAAAATTTCCTACCGATTTTTGAGGAGTTTTATAAAGATTTGTCGGATAATCAGGAGGAGGTAACCATAAATTATAATACCCGAGTAGTAAATTCATTTGAGACTGAGTTTAAAGCACAGCATCAGAAAGATTTCCGACAAGGAAGGACTACAATGGGAATACATAAAGATGATTATGTGTTTCTTTCAGAAGGAAAGCCAGTAAAGAAATTCGGATCTCAAGGACAACAGAAATCATTTGTTATTGCCCTAAAATTAGCGCAATTTGAACTTCTAAAATCATCTAAAAATCAAAAGCCACTTCTTTTGTTGGATGATATTTTTGATAAATTGGATGATAAAAGAATTGCTTATTTATTAAAGATGATGGCAGACGGCAGATTTGGTCAAATATTTCTGACCGATGCCAGACCCGAAAGAAGTAAGGAATATTTAAAAGATATTGATACAGAAAAGAAATTTTTTGAACTGGATCTAACACCACAAGAAAATGTATAA
- the pdhA gene encoding pyruvate dehydrogenase (acetyl-transferring) E1 component subunit alpha: MATKKSKTANKKSFDKETYMEWFRSMSLMRRFEEKAGQLYGQQNISGFCHLYIGQEACVAGAVSALKKGDKYITAYRDHAHPIGLGTDPKAVMAELFGKETGVSKGKGGSMHMFDKENHFFGGHGIVGGQIPLGAGIAFSEQYKGTDNICITYMGDGAVRQGAFHEALNMAMSMKLPVIFAIENNGYAMGTSVKRTSNVTELHTLGEAYDMPSKGVDAMNVENVHNAVAEAAERARKGDGPTLLEFRTYRYKGHSMSDPAKYRTKEELEEYKGKDPIEQAKEAILKNKYATEDELKEIDNEAKEQVKECVKFAEESDFPHVDEVYRDVYAQEDYPFIVD, translated from the coding sequence ATGGCTACAAAGAAATCTAAAACTGCCAATAAAAAGAGTTTCGATAAAGAAACCTATATGGAATGGTTCAGATCCATGTCTTTAATGAGAAGATTTGAGGAGAAAGCCGGTCAATTATATGGTCAGCAAAATATCAGTGGTTTTTGTCACCTTTACATTGGACAGGAGGCTTGCGTAGCCGGTGCTGTTAGTGCATTGAAAAAAGGCGATAAATACATTACTGCTTATAGAGACCATGCGCATCCAATCGGTTTAGGAACTGATCCTAAAGCTGTAATGGCTGAATTGTTTGGTAAAGAGACTGGTGTTTCCAAAGGAAAAGGAGGCTCCATGCATATGTTCGATAAAGAAAATCATTTCTTTGGAGGCCATGGGATTGTGGGTGGACAAATTCCATTAGGTGCTGGAATTGCTTTTTCTGAGCAATATAAAGGAACTGATAATATCTGTATCACTTATATGGGTGATGGAGCAGTTCGTCAAGGTGCTTTCCACGAAGCTTTAAATATGGCCATGAGTATGAAACTGCCTGTTATTTTTGCCATTGAAAATAATGGTTATGCGATGGGGACTTCCGTAAAAAGAACTTCTAACGTAACAGAATTGCACACTTTAGGTGAAGCATACGATATGCCTTCCAAAGGTGTGGATGCCATGAATGTAGAAAATGTTCACAATGCAGTGGCAGAAGCAGCTGAAAGAGCAAGAAAAGGTGATGGTCCAACTTTATTGGAGTTCAGAACTTACCGATATAAAGGACACTCAATGTCTGACCCAGCTAAATACAGAACAAAAGAAGAATTAGAGGAATACAAAGGCAAGGATCCTATTGAGCAGGCCAAGGAAGCTATTTTGAAAAATAAATATGCGACCGAGGATGAGTTGAAAGAAATTGATAATGAAGCAAAAGAGCAAGTGAAAGAATGTGTGAAATTTGCTGAGGAATCTGATTTCCCTCATGTAGATGAAGTTTACAGAGATGTTTACGCACAGGAGGATTACCCTTTTATCGTGGATTAA
- a CDS encoding tetratricopeptide repeat protein codes for MAKTKSKEKQGSEFYENPEVLAQQLSKTEEFIENNKKIVFGLGGVIALIIVAFFGYRYYMNNLNQEAQKEMFQAVYWYENGEYDLALNGDGNNFGFLAIVEDYGATDAGNLASFYLGNIYLKQGQFETAIDYLEDFSSDDLLVQARAYALIGDAYMELGNYSTAADQYGKAADYKSNKEFSPVYLMKQGLAYEKANDLEAAIGSYRKVVEDFSDSKQKTEAQKYLSRLEAQK; via the coding sequence ATGGCAAAAACAAAATCAAAAGAGAAACAAGGATCTGAGTTTTATGAAAACCCTGAGGTATTAGCTCAGCAACTTTCTAAAACAGAAGAATTCATTGAAAACAATAAAAAAATAGTATTTGGATTAGGGGGAGTAATCGCCTTAATTATTGTAGCCTTTTTCGGTTACCGATACTATATGAATAATCTCAACCAAGAGGCTCAAAAGGAAATGTTCCAAGCAGTTTATTGGTATGAAAATGGAGAGTATGACTTAGCCTTGAATGGTGATGGAAATAACTTCGGATTCTTAGCTATTGTTGAAGACTATGGTGCTACTGATGCCGGAAACTTAGCAAGCTTCTATTTAGGAAATATTTATCTTAAACAAGGTCAATTCGAAACCGCAATTGATTATTTAGAAGATTTTAGCAGCGATGATTTGTTGGTGCAAGCAAGAGCTTATGCCTTAATCGGTGATGCTTATATGGAATTAGGAAACTATTCAACAGCAGCAGATCAATATGGAAAAGCAGCTGACTATAAAAGCAATAAAGAATTCAGCCCTGTTTATTTGATGAAACAAGGATTGGCTTATGAAAAAGCAAATGACTTAGAAGCCGCTATAGGAAGCTACCGAAAGGTGGTTGAGGATTTCAGTGATTCCAAACAGAAGACGGAAGCTCAAAAATACCTATCCCGACTAGAAGCTCAAAAATAA
- the ribH gene encoding 6,7-dimethyl-8-ribityllumazine synthase: MASNLKNLSDHSGKNMKGLQDNKFAILVSEWNEEVTESLYNGAYETLIENGIPKENIQKHYVPGSFELSLGAQWMAERKEIDAVICLGCVIQGETKHFDFICDAVAHGITNVSLKYNKPVIFGVLTPNTQQQALDRAGGKHGNKGDEAAFTALKMLGLAKGL, encoded by the coding sequence ATGGCATCAAATCTTAAAAACCTTAGCGATCATTCAGGAAAAAACATGAAAGGATTGCAAGACAATAAATTTGCAATCCTAGTCTCAGAATGGAATGAAGAAGTAACCGAATCTTTATACAATGGCGCTTACGAAACCTTAATTGAAAACGGAATTCCAAAAGAAAATATCCAAAAGCATTATGTACCAGGAAGTTTTGAATTAAGCTTAGGAGCTCAATGGATGGCAGAAAGAAAAGAAATTGATGCCGTTATTTGCTTAGGCTGTGTAATTCAAGGAGAAACAAAACATTTTGATTTTATCTGTGACGCAGTAGCTCACGGCATTACCAACGTCAGCCTAAAATATAACAAGCCTGTTATTTTCGGTGTTCTTACTCCCAATACACAACAGCAAGCTTTGGACAGAGCCGGAGGAAAGCATGGAAACAAAGGAGACGAAGCTGCATTTACTGCATTAAAAATGTTAGGATTAGCAAAAGGATTATGA
- a CDS encoding aspartate kinase yields the protein MIVLKFGGTSVGTAQGMNQIREIITKDHNKKLVVLSALSGVTNTLVEIGERLRKKEHEQAVKVIKKLQKRYDEFLEELFETESFKNRASDIIAESMNFIKSCLEKPFTNSIDKELLAQGELMSTNIFNLHLQEHELNSALINALDFVRTDAFSEPDEAFINKELSDILVKQPADTTLIITQGYICRNADGNIDNLKRGGSDYTASLVGAALNADEIQIWTDIDGMHNNDPRVVDKTFSIPQLSFEEAAELAYFGAKILHPSCIRPAQKKTIPVRLKNTMKPEAPGTLIHTKEGSGEGIKAIAAKDGIVAIKIKSLRMLMAYGFLRRVFEIFEKYKTPIDVITTSEVAISVTIDNIYYLDSILSELRPFGEVEVDQEQSIICLVGNMVAERPGLVSKIFASLQDTPVRMISYGGSRHNISIVVDTQYKSEALKRLNDGVF from the coding sequence ATGATTGTATTAAAATTTGGTGGTACTTCCGTAGGCACGGCCCAAGGAATGAATCAGATTCGTGAAATCATCACGAAAGACCATAATAAAAAATTAGTAGTTCTTTCCGCACTAAGCGGAGTAACCAACACTTTGGTTGAAATTGGTGAAAGACTACGCAAGAAAGAACATGAGCAAGCTGTTAAAGTCATCAAGAAGCTTCAAAAGCGTTATGATGAGTTTTTAGAAGAACTCTTTGAAACAGAATCTTTCAAAAATAGGGCATCTGATATCATTGCTGAAAGCATGAATTTTATCAAATCATGCTTAGAAAAACCTTTTACTAATTCGATTGACAAAGAATTATTGGCTCAAGGCGAATTAATGTCCACCAATATTTTTAATCTACATTTGCAAGAGCATGAATTAAACAGTGCTTTGATCAATGCCTTAGATTTCGTGAGAACGGATGCTTTTTCAGAACCTGATGAAGCATTCATCAATAAAGAATTGTCGGATATTTTAGTGAAGCAACCTGCAGACACTACTTTGATTATCACTCAGGGTTATATTTGCCGAAATGCGGATGGTAATATCGATAATTTAAAAAGAGGAGGTAGTGATTATACCGCTTCTTTGGTGGGAGCAGCTTTAAATGCAGATGAAATCCAGATTTGGACGGATATTGATGGCATGCACAATAATGACCCGAGAGTGGTGGATAAAACCTTTAGCATTCCGCAGTTGTCATTTGAGGAAGCCGCTGAGTTAGCTTATTTTGGGGCAAAAATATTGCATCCTTCTTGTATAAGACCAGCTCAGAAAAAAACCATTCCGGTTCGTCTGAAAAACACCATGAAGCCGGAAGCGCCTGGTACTTTGATTCATACCAAAGAAGGCAGTGGCGAAGGCATCAAAGCCATAGCTGCTAAGGATGGGATAGTCGCTATCAAAATAAAATCCTTGCGGATGTTGATGGCTTATGGCTTTTTAAGAAGAGTGTTTGAAATTTTCGAAAAGTACAAAACACCAATAGATGTGATTACTACTTCTGAGGTAGCCATATCCGTAACCATCGATAATATTTATTACCTGGATAGCATTTTAAGTGAATTACGCCCTTTCGGTGAAGTGGAAGTAGACCAAGAGCAAAGTATTATTTGTTTGGTAGGGAATATGGTGGCTGAAAGACCAGGTTTGGTCAGCAAAATTTTTGCCTCACTTCAGGATACGCCAGTACGTATGATTTCTTATGGAGGTAGCCGTCATAATATATCTATAGTGGTTGATACTCAGTACAAATCTGAGGCATTGAAACGGTTGAATGATGGAGTTTTTTAG
- a CDS encoding potassium channel family protein, whose protein sequence is MQSALLKLIYAFLMILASIILGSLGFMLIEGYDFRDGVYMSVITFSTVGFKEVQPLSDDGKLFTIFYIIVNLGLFAYTASVISSFLFEGRFKEIYKTYTDKKALKKLTDHIIICGFGKNGEIAGNGLDVSKKDILFIEKDADVINNYNNEKGYQLLHGDAVLESVLVEAGVERASTIITTLPSDADNVFITLTAKELNPQIQIIAKATERNTEKKLKRAGANHVVMPDRVGGSYMASLVTRPSVVQFLEILNGDQNSEYSLEEINHNLLKDKFKNLSLGEMDVKNKTGATVLAFKDKEKGFVFNPNSDVVCDEGDVIILLGDKKSLKAFKEAFIE, encoded by the coding sequence ATGCAGTCAGCTTTATTGAAACTTATTTATGCTTTCTTGATGATTTTAGCCAGCATAATACTTGGCAGTTTGGGCTTTATGTTAATTGAAGGCTATGATTTTCGGGATGGAGTTTATATGTCCGTTATTACATTTTCTACCGTTGGATTCAAGGAAGTTCAACCCTTAAGTGATGACGGAAAGCTATTTACAATATTTTATATTATCGTAAATTTAGGTTTATTTGCTTATACAGCTTCCGTAATTTCATCATTCTTATTTGAAGGGAGATTTAAGGAAATTTATAAAACCTATACAGACAAAAAAGCATTGAAAAAATTAACTGATCATATCATTATCTGTGGTTTTGGGAAAAACGGAGAAATTGCTGGAAATGGATTAGATGTTTCTAAAAAGGATATTCTCTTTATAGAAAAAGATGCTGATGTCATCAATAATTACAATAATGAAAAAGGCTATCAATTATTGCATGGAGATGCAGTTCTTGAATCTGTCTTGGTGGAAGCAGGAGTTGAAAGAGCGAGTACTATTATCACCACACTTCCAAGCGATGCAGATAATGTATTTATCACTTTAACAGCAAAAGAGCTCAACCCACAAATTCAAATCATTGCCAAGGCAACAGAGAGAAATACGGAAAAGAAATTAAAAAGAGCTGGCGCAAACCATGTAGTAATGCCCGATAGAGTAGGAGGTTCCTATATGGCCTCATTAGTTACTAGACCAAGTGTAGTGCAATTTTTAGAAATACTCAATGGTGATCAAAATTCGGAATATTCATTGGAGGAAATAAATCACAACCTGCTTAAAGATAAATTCAAAAACCTCTCTTTAGGTGAAATGGATGTGAAAAATAAAACAGGAGCTACTGTTTTAGCCTTTAAAGACAAAGAAAAAGGCTTTGTATTTAATCCTAATTCTGATGTGGTATGTGATGAAGGTGATGTCATTATTTTATTGGGAGATAAAAAGTCATTAAAGGCTTTTAAAGAGGCGTTTATTGAGTAA